From Elaeis guineensis isolate ETL-2024a chromosome 16, EG11, whole genome shotgun sequence, a single genomic window includes:
- the LOC140854373 gene encoding F-box/LRR-repeat protein At3g48880-like, translating to MGEEGRRWEDLGIDCLLNVFGRLSLEDLSLGAVLVCKSWHKASLRPECWNKLNYREIDFMPWNKFTRRFMHEYRLHRFSFTGFMKFAANHSQRSAVELLFPPGFIATLEDMVYAANKCPKLKILVLPKLSSEDEKHLPRLMGKWKDLEWLEVGSKPCSFIQVITQINLHCPNFSGLKMAGPICTEDALAIVSLVPMIRRLCLANSYFHKEALLMILNGCKNLDILEVLKCIGFEADGEVRRRASNIKIFKWEGFRLNYNDDYDDDDCDDIQVI from the exons AtgggagaagaggggaggagatGGGAGGACCTGGGTATAGACTGTTTGCTCAATGTGTTTGGGAGATTGAGTTTGGAGGATCTGAGCTTAGGAGCAGTCCTGGTCTGCAAGTCATGGCACAAGGCTTCCTTGAGGCCTGAGTGTTGGAACAAGCTGAACTATCGTGAGATAGATTTCATGCCATGGAACAAATTTACTCGAAGATTCATGCATGAGTACCGTCTGCATCGCTTCTCCTTCACTGGTTTCATGAAATTTGCCGCTAACCACAGCCAAAGATCGGCAGTGGAGCTCTTGTTTCCTCCAGGGTTCATTGCCACCTTAGAAGATATGGTCTATGCCGCTAATAA ATGCCCAAAACTAAAGATTCTTGTCTTGCCAAAACTATCATCAGAGGATGAGAAGCATCTCCCTAGGCTAATGGGGAAATGGAAGGATCTTGAATGGTTAGAGGTGGGGTCAAAGCCTTGTTCCTTCATTCAAGTGATTACACAAATAAACCTTCATTGCCCCAACTTTTCCgggttgaagatggcaggccCTATCTGCACTGAGGATGCTTTAGCCATTGTTTCTCTTGTACCCATGATCAGGAGATTGTGTTTAGCCAACTCCTATTTTCACAAGGAAGCTTTGTTAATGATATTAAATGGGTGTAAAAATTTGGACATATTGGAGGTGTTAAAGTGTATTGGTTTTGAGGCTGATGGTGAAGTTAGGAGAAGAGCttcaaatatcaaaatattcAAGTGGGAAGGTTTTAGACTCAACTATAATGATGATTACGATGACGATGATTGTGATGATATTCAAGTTATATAA